In Qipengyuania psychrotolerans, one DNA window encodes the following:
- a CDS encoding helicase HerA-like domain-containing protein, protein MDEIFLGLGGNGEKQYLRLAQANRHGLIAGATGTGKTVTLQGLAESFSARGVPVFVADVKGDLAGVSMAGSPQFKHADKLESRAKELGMDDYAYADNAAVFWDLYGEKGFPIRTTISEMGPLLLARLLDLNDTQEGVLNIIFRYADDNALLLLDLGDLQSMLTFAYENASEMSGKYGNVSKASVGAIQRQLLSFESQGADKFFGEPALEIIDFLAVDDQGRGMINVLAADTLMRSPKLYATFLLWLLAELFETLPEVGDPEKPKLVFFFDEAHLLFDDAPKALEEKVEQVVRLIRSKGVGVYFVTQNPIDIPEEIAGQLGNRVQHALRAFTPRDQRAIKAAAETFRINRELDVEEAITQLKVGEALVSTLDEDGAPSVVQRTLIKPPQSRLGPVTEKERKIVNSVSDLDGKYETAVDRESAEEVLAAKTADAAATAEEVAEKGREEVGKRERKTTSMWTKAGKAAATAAAGSLTSVAVATVLGKKSSADPVRTGLNAFVRNIVGGLMR, encoded by the coding sequence ATGGATGAGATCTTTCTGGGGCTGGGCGGGAATGGCGAAAAGCAATATCTCAGGCTGGCACAGGCCAATCGCCACGGTCTGATCGCCGGGGCGACGGGTACCGGTAAAACCGTGACCTTGCAGGGTTTGGCGGAAAGCTTTTCGGCACGCGGCGTCCCCGTGTTCGTGGCCGATGTCAAAGGCGATCTTGCCGGGGTTTCCATGGCCGGCTCGCCGCAATTCAAGCACGCCGACAAGCTCGAAAGCCGCGCCAAAGAACTTGGCATGGACGATTATGCCTATGCCGACAATGCGGCGGTTTTCTGGGACCTTTACGGGGAAAAGGGATTCCCCATCCGCACCACGATTTCTGAAATGGGGCCCCTGCTGCTCGCTCGGTTGCTCGACCTCAACGACACGCAGGAAGGCGTGCTCAACATCATTTTCCGGTATGCCGATGACAACGCGCTGCTGCTGCTCGACCTGGGCGACCTGCAGTCGATGCTCACCTTCGCCTACGAAAACGCCAGCGAGATGTCGGGCAAATACGGTAATGTATCCAAGGCCAGCGTCGGCGCAATCCAGCGCCAGCTGCTCAGCTTCGAAAGCCAGGGCGCGGACAAGTTCTTTGGCGAACCCGCGCTGGAGATCATCGACTTCCTGGCCGTGGATGATCAGGGGCGCGGCATGATCAATGTACTGGCTGCCGATACGCTGATGCGCAGCCCGAAGCTTTATGCCACCTTCCTGCTGTGGCTGCTGGCCGAACTGTTCGAGACCCTTCCCGAGGTCGGCGATCCCGAAAAGCCCAAGCTGGTGTTCTTCTTCGATGAAGCGCACTTGCTCTTCGATGATGCACCCAAGGCGCTTGAGGAAAAAGTCGAGCAGGTCGTTCGTCTGATCCGTTCCAAAGGCGTCGGCGTCTATTTCGTCACGCAAAACCCGATCGACATCCCGGAAGAGATCGCTGGCCAGCTAGGCAACCGCGTCCAGCACGCGCTGCGCGCATTCACACCGCGCGATCAGCGGGCGATCAAGGCCGCTGCCGAAACCTTTCGCATCAACCGCGAGCTGGACGTCGAAGAGGCGATCACTCAGCTCAAGGTTGGTGAAGCGCTGGTTTCCACTCTCGACGAAGACGGCGCGCCTTCGGTCGTGCAGCGCACGCTGATCAAGCCGCCGCAATCGCGCCTTGGCCCGGTGACCGAGAAGGAACGCAAGATCGTCAATTCGGTGAGCGACCTCGACGGGAAGTACGAAACCGCAGTCGACCGCGAAAGCGCCGAAGAAGTTCTGGCTGCCAAGACTGCCGACGCTGCCGCGACGGCCGAAGAAGTAGCCGAAAAAGGCCGCGAGGAAGTGGGCAAGCGCGAGCGCAAGACCACCTCGATGTGGACGAAGGCCGGCAAGGCCGCAGCAACCGCTGCCGCAGGATCGCTAACGTCGGTTGCCGTGGCGACGGTGCTGGGCAAAAAATCGAGCGCGGATCCGGTGCGCACGGGTTTGAATGCCTTCGTGCGGAATATCGTCGGCGGGTTAATGCGTTAG
- a CDS encoding RluA family pseudouridine synthase: MTDIPILFEDGEAIVINKPAGLPVDRPKKGGRCLEDHFEQLRMGFQRDPSPVHRLDTDTSGCLLLARNPKALKRFSMAFEERSVEKRYLGIVAGVPSETEGTIELSLAKISSAEKGWRMIAAKKGKPSVTHWKLIAEHDGHALVEFRPETGRTHQIRIHCEAGLGMPLLGDPIYGTGKGAPRTMLHAAGLMVPREKKPAIEVASPLPRDFAALGFADG, translated from the coding sequence ATGACCGATATTCCTATCCTGTTCGAAGACGGCGAAGCTATCGTCATCAACAAGCCTGCCGGACTGCCGGTCGATCGCCCCAAGAAGGGCGGGCGGTGCCTCGAGGATCATTTCGAACAGCTGCGCATGGGCTTTCAGCGCGATCCTTCGCCGGTGCACCGGCTCGATACGGACACCAGCGGATGCCTGCTGCTGGCCCGCAATCCCAAGGCCCTGAAGCGTTTTTCGATGGCGTTCGAGGAACGGTCGGTCGAAAAACGCTACTTGGGTATCGTCGCCGGCGTGCCGTCCGAGACAGAAGGCACGATCGAGCTTTCGCTGGCGAAAATCAGCAGCGCCGAGAAGGGCTGGCGTATGATTGCCGCGAAAAAGGGCAAGCCTTCGGTCACCCACTGGAAACTTATCGCCGAGCATGACGGTCACGCCCTGGTCGAGTTTCGCCCCGAAACCGGCCGCACGCACCAGATCCGGATTCACTGCGAGGCAGGCCTGGGAATGCCGCTGCTGGGCGATCCGATCTACGGCACCGGCAAGGGCGCTCCGCGAACCATGCTCCACGCCGCCGGCCTGATGGTCCCGCGCGAGAAAAAACCTGCGATTGAAGTCGCTTCACCGCTCCCACGCGATTTTGCCGCGCTCGGGTTCGCGGATGGGTAG
- the pabB gene encoding aminodeoxychorismate synthase component I translates to MPGRDPFVLLDDARSDGAADALLFSSPRETFVALRPEDVSTVLEAAEAARSKGGELAGYIAYEAGLALEGKLAARAAAKSGGAGPLVWLGLFGAPERIAAEDMTDWLQARSHGKGSVGPLEPQLSPGGYAEAFERLQDAIRAGDIYQANLTFPLAGNFTGDPLGLYAALRPAAQAGYGGVVFDGSHWLLSLSPELFVSLKDGEAKAKPMKGTRPRADDLAQDKAYADELASSVKDKAENLMIVDLMRNDLSRVAEPGSVRVDEPFAIESYPTVHQMVSVVRARLAGDAGAIDLVRALFPCGSITGAPKIRAMELIDEVEREPRGPYCGAIGRIGADGDAAFNVAIRTLRLTEIENARGKAVLGVGGAIVADSEVHTEWREALIKGAFARASSPDHTAAQFDLIETMRFCPDTGIAFLEDHLLRMKTSAAELGFSFDRHEARNQLHALCFVVEKASRIRLQAARSGALALEVHDMPPSWPEPAKCIVMPLPVDPGDWRLRHKTTDRGFYEDGQNAARQLGVQETLFVREDGLVTEGCVTNIFVERDGVLLTPPATLGLLPGVLRQNLLEEGKAREAELTITDLEDGFFLGNALRHMVRAELKD, encoded by the coding sequence ATGCCGGGCCGCGACCCTTTCGTACTTCTCGATGATGCGCGCAGTGATGGCGCCGCCGACGCGCTGCTGTTCAGCAGCCCCCGCGAGACATTCGTCGCACTCCGCCCCGAAGACGTAAGTACAGTATTGGAAGCGGCCGAGGCTGCGCGCAGCAAGGGCGGCGAGCTTGCCGGCTACATTGCCTACGAGGCCGGACTGGCGCTTGAAGGCAAGCTGGCAGCACGGGCCGCCGCGAAATCGGGTGGTGCCGGGCCGCTGGTCTGGCTGGGCCTGTTCGGCGCACCCGAGAGAATTGCCGCTGAAGATATGACCGATTGGCTGCAAGCGCGCTCGCACGGCAAGGGCAGTGTCGGTCCGCTCGAACCGCAGCTTTCACCCGGCGGATATGCCGAGGCTTTCGAGCGGTTGCAGGATGCGATCCGCGCCGGCGATATCTATCAGGCGAACCTGACCTTCCCGCTCGCAGGTAACTTCACTGGCGATCCGCTGGGCCTTTACGCTGCGCTGAGGCCTGCCGCGCAGGCGGGGTACGGCGGGGTCGTGTTCGACGGCTCGCACTGGTTGCTCAGCCTCAGCCCCGAATTGTTCGTTTCGCTGAAGGACGGCGAAGCCAAGGCCAAGCCGATGAAGGGCACACGTCCCCGTGCGGACGATCTGGCGCAGGACAAGGCCTATGCCGATGAACTCGCCAGTTCGGTCAAGGACAAGGCGGAAAACCTGATGATCGTCGACCTGATGCGAAACGACCTTTCGCGGGTCGCCGAGCCAGGCAGCGTCAGGGTCGACGAACCTTTCGCCATCGAAAGCTATCCCACGGTGCACCAGATGGTGAGCGTGGTCCGCGCAAGGCTTGCCGGCGATGCTGGTGCCATCGATCTGGTCCGCGCGCTCTTCCCGTGCGGCTCGATCACGGGCGCGCCCAAGATCCGCGCGATGGAATTGATCGACGAGGTGGAACGCGAACCTCGCGGTCCCTATTGCGGGGCGATCGGCCGGATCGGGGCGGACGGCGATGCAGCTTTCAACGTGGCCATCCGTACATTGCGTCTGACTGAAATCGAGAATGCGCGCGGTAAGGCAGTGCTCGGTGTCGGCGGGGCAATCGTTGCCGACAGCGAAGTCCATACCGAATGGCGCGAAGCCTTGATCAAGGGCGCATTCGCCCGCGCATCCTCGCCCGATCACACGGCCGCTCAATTCGATCTCATCGAGACAATGCGCTTCTGCCCCGACACCGGCATCGCATTTCTCGAAGACCACCTGCTGCGCATGAAGACCAGCGCGGCTGAACTCGGTTTTTCCTTTGACCGCCACGAAGCGCGTAACCAGCTGCACGCGCTGTGTTTCGTAGTGGAGAAGGCGAGCAGGATCAGGCTGCAGGCAGCCCGCTCGGGCGCACTTGCGTTGGAGGTTCATGATATGCCGCCGTCCTGGCCGGAGCCGGCGAAGTGCATCGTGATGCCGCTCCCGGTTGATCCGGGCGACTGGCGGCTGCGTCATAAGACGACCGATCGCGGATTTTATGAAGACGGTCAGAATGCGGCGCGGCAGCTCGGCGTGCAGGAAACGCTGTTTGTCAGGGAAGACGGGCTTGTTACCGAAGGCTGCGTGACCAATATCTTTGTCGAGCGGGACGGCGTATTGCTGACCCCGCCTGCCACCCTCGGCCTGTTGCCGGGCGTGCTGCGCCAGAACTTGCTGGAAGAAGGCAAGGCGCGCGAGGCCGAGCTCACGATTACCGATCTCGAGGACGGTTTCTTCCTCGGCAATGCGCTGCGGCACATGGTCCGCGCGGAACTGAAAGACTGA
- a CDS encoding sensor histidine kinase produces MKRFFPRSLLGQVILAVALTLFVMQGINGILAWRIEKDRQDTAVVNTLGFRFVAASRIADMSESERTVVIDPRRTARPRRDSRFAGEGRARRGFANAAFERSDTFPSLAGDKRMADLEARLADTLRSNGRSFSDIRLVERALADDPVAVRFFQRRAMRRAMPEGVPQTVAVAGIETPDGWEIVRAAKPPARPFTGPLIYLVRAAGLTLILSLVLWFVLQRITRPLAELTRRTERFSSDPGNYEPIDPSGPDDVRKLITAHNAMEARIGAMLDEKDVMLGAIGHDLKTPLAALRVRAESVPDDTQRARMAETIEEITHTLDDILALARVGRAHGEPERTDIAALAASVVDEFEDLGEPVQIAELEKAAAPARVNWLKRGLRNLVTNALRYAGEAQVSVIRDAGSIILRVDDRGPGIPDDRIAEMLEPFARGEASRNRATGGAGLGLTLARAVAEQHGGTLTLANRKEGGLRAEIRLPA; encoded by the coding sequence ATGAAGCGCTTCTTCCCGCGCAGCTTGCTTGGCCAAGTCATCCTGGCAGTGGCCCTCACCTTGTTCGTGATGCAGGGCATCAACGGCATTCTGGCTTGGCGCATCGAGAAGGACCGTCAGGACACCGCTGTCGTAAATACGCTCGGCTTCCGGTTTGTAGCGGCGTCGCGCATTGCCGACATGAGCGAGAGTGAGCGCACGGTCGTTATCGATCCCCGCCGTACCGCTCGCCCGCGCCGCGACTCAAGGTTTGCTGGCGAAGGCAGGGCGCGAAGGGGCTTTGCCAACGCGGCCTTTGAACGCAGCGATACCTTCCCCTCGCTCGCCGGCGACAAGCGTATGGCTGATCTCGAAGCCCGTCTTGCCGATACCCTGCGCAGCAATGGCCGGAGCTTTTCGGACATCCGCCTGGTCGAGCGGGCCCTGGCAGACGATCCGGTCGCAGTCCGGTTTTTCCAGCGCCGCGCCATGCGCCGCGCGATGCCGGAAGGGGTGCCGCAGACCGTTGCCGTGGCTGGTATTGAAACCCCGGATGGGTGGGAGATCGTGCGCGCCGCAAAGCCGCCTGCTCGCCCGTTCACCGGGCCGCTTATCTACCTCGTGCGAGCGGCTGGACTGACATTGATCCTTTCGCTGGTTCTCTGGTTTGTCCTTCAGCGGATCACGCGTCCGCTCGCTGAACTCACACGCCGAACCGAACGCTTTTCATCAGATCCGGGAAACTACGAACCGATTGATCCCAGCGGCCCTGACGATGTGCGCAAGCTGATCACTGCGCACAACGCGATGGAGGCACGCATCGGCGCGATGCTCGACGAGAAAGACGTGATGCTCGGTGCCATAGGTCATGATCTCAAGACCCCGCTGGCGGCGCTGCGTGTCAGAGCGGAAAGCGTCCCCGATGACACCCAGCGCGCACGAATGGCTGAGACGATCGAGGAAATCACTCACACCCTCGATGATATTCTCGCCCTTGCCCGGGTAGGGCGTGCGCATGGCGAGCCGGAGAGGACCGATATCGCGGCATTGGCGGCTTCGGTTGTCGATGAATTCGAGGATCTGGGCGAGCCGGTGCAGATAGCGGAGCTGGAAAAGGCCGCCGCCCCCGCAAGGGTCAACTGGCTCAAACGCGGCCTGCGAAACCTGGTGACCAACGCACTACGCTATGCAGGCGAGGCGCAGGTTTCCGTTATCCGGGACGCCGGATCGATAATCTTGCGAGTTGATGATCGCGGGCCCGGCATCCCCGATGACCGCATCGCCGAAATGCTGGAGCCTTTCGCGCGCGGAGAGGCCAGCCGTAACCGCGCAACCGGCGGTGCCGGCCTCGGCCTCACGCTGGCGCGCGCTGTAGCTGAACAGCATGGCGGGACATTGACCCTTGCAAACCGCAAGGAAGGCGGCTTGCGGGCCGAGATCCGCCTTCCGGCCTAA